CTTAAAGATAGGCTTCTTTTCAATTATACTTTTCTCTTTGATAGAAAACTTATCATTAAAAGAAAGTGCAGATAACTTTTTTACTGCAAAGGCATTAGAGGTTATATTTATGAGTATATTGTTAAGCATCTCTTACCTACTATTTAAATATAATCTAATTAATAACCTAACAATAAATATCAACATTATATTTGCAGTTATATGCATATTAAGTCAGATGTTATCTTTTAGAATCTTAACCTTAAACAGAAATTATCCATACTTAAACTTATTGTCATTTTTATTTCTAATCATCTGTACATTAATTTTCTTTGCTTTTACAGTCAACCCACCAAGTAACTGGTTATTTGAGGCATCAAAACGTCTTAATAATATCCTAAAATTCTAAAGCTAATTGACTATAACCTCATACTCATAGATACTATTATAATTTTGGTGAATTTTATAAAGCAACCTCTAATACATCCGCAACTTCACAATTCGTTATATTGTTGCAAAAGAATACGTAAAATAATAAGCATTATAAACAGATAACTTTATAATGCTTATTGATATTTTAAAACCTCTGTTAAGAATCCGTCAGAGGTTTTAAAATAGGTTTAGATTTAAAGCTATCATATTTAGTTATCATTAAATTATACCTAATTCTACGTTGATTGCCTTTATATAGATTAATGCTACTAAATTAATATACCCTTACATCTTCTCCACATTTATTGCTTGAGGACCCTTTTCTTTTTGAACAACATCAAAAGAGACTTCTTCTCCTTCATGAAGATCTTTACTTGGTCCTTTTTCTTTAATTTGAGAATGATGAACAAAAACATCATCACCTGCATTTGCCGATATAAATCCATATCCTTTTTCATTATCAAACCATTTTACAATACCTGTCTGCATACAAAAACCTCCAAAACTTATAATATAATATTAATGTCCCCATATGCATATTTTTAATTCATCACTATTTAATTCAATTATTGCTTTTATTATAAAGATATACCAAATCACCGAAAAATCTAATTTTAAATTAATATTATTCATTTCTATTATTTACTATAATATCTCTAAACCTATTAGATTGTTTTAACAACTTCTTGCCAACATTGGCTACAACATCTTGAGGAAGTTTCATTAAATTATATTTTGTTAGCTCTATAATAGGTTCAAATAGATTTTTTGTATCATCATAACCTTGCTTGATTCTTTTTCTAGCACCGTTAGGTGTAAAATCTAAAGTTGCACTAAGAACACCCTCGTCCATTTCACTAGGTATTATTTCAATTATTTTAGCATTTGGAAACGCAGCTCTATCTACTTCGCTTACAAGAGATAAGTTTACAGCTATTATTATGTCACAACCATCTCCGTAGAGTGGTTGGATTGGTAAATTGTCACACATAGCTCCATCTAAATATTTTCTAGTTTCGATTTCTTTACTTTCATATACAACCGGTATAGCAGAACTAGCCAATAGTATCTCCTTTATTCCATTCTCATCATATTCATTTAGCTTAAAATACTTAGGTTTAATGGAAGGCATTTCACTGCAAGCAGCATAGCAAGTTATTTGAGATCTCTGTACCTTTTCAAAATCTATATGTTTATTCATCAGATCAATTAGTCCTTGCCTTGATATATTTCCCATTTCCAAAGTTTTCGGAATATACTTTTTAACAAAATTTATGTTCCTTGATCCCCAAGCTAACATTAAACTTTTCTTCATTAATTCTATATTTTTAGCAGGTAAAATTTCGTCTCTTGATAAGTTGAGCCATAAATCTTCTGCTTTATCTACATCTCCACACATAAATAAAACTGCATTTAATGCTCCTATAGAGGTTCCTGAAACAACCTTAATATATTTATCAAACCCTAAATCAACTAAGGCTCTCCATACCCCTATTTGATAAGCGCCTCTTCCTCCACCACCTGCCAACACTAACCCTATTTTCATATAAGCCTCCTAGCCCTAAATCTATACTTATTTATAAAATATTCATTACACAGTATATGGTTCTTAATCATATTTATTTAAATTATAGACATGTCATTGAAATATAAAACATATTTATGTATTAAGTAAGTAATTTAACAAATACTATCAATGTCGGAAGTTTGAACAGATGTATTTGATAAAACACTATATACTGTATGACTTTTTACGAATCTAATATAGATATTGAAATAGGAACATCTCCATGTCATATTTCAAAAAAGATCGCTGAAGTGATTTTCTTCAGTGATTTTTTTTGCGCACCCGCCTTTTCTGAACATAGTGTATAGCTTCTGGCATACTAATAAGTTTTATTTTATTGTATATCCATAAAAAACTGTAAAACTACTGAAACATCTATATCTAGCTAGGTTGAAAACTTTAAAATTCATATATATTAAAAGGTGATACATCCCAAAAGGATATACCACCTTAAATTACACTTATATTCTATTTACCCTGCCCAATAGACTCCATTATTATTAGAGCCGTATCTTCAATAGCTCTTTGAGTAACATCAATAGTTTTACATCCTAGCTTTCTTATAATCTTATCAGCGAAATCAAATTCTTCTAATATTCTTGAATCACTAGCATATTCAATCTCAGAAGAAATTCTATGAAATTTATCTAATCTTCTTTTCCTAATTTCGATTAGCTGAAGTGGATTGATAGTTAACCCAAATACCTTCTTCTTATCTATTTGATATAATTCATCTGGAACTCCTACTTCTGGAACAAGAGGAATATTTATAGCTTTTATCCCCTTATTTGCTAGATACATACATAAAGGAGTCTTAGAAGTTCTGGATAATCCAATTAAAACTACATCAGCATTCTTAAGACCTCTATAATCTTTCGAATCATCATATTGCATAGCGAATTCCATGGCTTCTATTCTCTTAAAGTACATTTCATCAGTTTTCCACATAGCCCCCGGATTATAATCAGGATGGGTATTCAATATTGTGGAAGCTACATTTATTATTGGCCCCAATACATTTATTATATTTATATTTTTTTCTATACATTTTTCAGTTAAAAATTCTCTTACATTAACAGTTATTATAGTTGATACTACCATGCAAGATGTACATGTATCTATGTTTTTTATTAATTCTTCAACATCTTCAAATGATTTAACATACGGAATCCTCTTTACCTCTGCCTTATCCTTAAACTGACTCGCCGCTGCTATAGCAACTTGTTCCGCAGTTTCTCCTATAGAATCTGAAACAGCAAATATGGTTAACATCCTATATACCCTCTTTCTTATCATTAAGTTATAAATTCTATTACATTTAACCCAAAAATTAACCCTTCTATTAATTATTATACCTATAAATTACACACAAGTATAACTAAATTGTATACATAAATTTATTCTTTAACCCCACCTTTATAATTTAGTACAATTTTTTCTTTTTATACATAGCTGCAACTATACATAAAACTAAGCTAAGATTTAATAATTCCTTAAAACAAAAAGAATCCTAAATTCAAATTAGAACTCTTTTTATCATTAAGGAGTTATTTAGTTGACTTGAATTTTAGAAGCCTTCTATATTCTTCTTCAACCACTTCATATGGTACTGGCTTACTAAAATAATAACCTTGTACTACATCACAACTAATTTCTTCAAGAAATCTAAGTTGCTCATCTTCTTCAACACCTTCAGCTATAACTTCCATCCTTAAATCATGAGCAAGTTTTATTATTCCATCAAGCAAAGCCCTATTGTTATGTGTAGAGTTAATATCATCAATAAATGACTTATCTATTTTTAACACCTCGATAGGAAGCATCTTTAAATAACTTAAGGAAGAATACCCAGTACCAAAATCATCTAACACAATCTTAAAGCCTAATTTTCTTAAATTGTTGAGAATTTCATTACTATATTCAATATTATTAATTATAGCAGTCTCAGTTATTTCAAATTCTACTTGACTAGAATCTATTCTAGTCTCTTCTAAAGCCTTTTGCACTGTAGCTAAAAAGTTTTTATCTAATAGTTGTACTGCAGAAATATTTATAGAAATCACATTATACCCTATATTTTTCATTCGCAATTCATTAGCACTCTTAAAAACCTTATATATAAGCCATTCTCCTATAGGTACTATACTTCCAGTTTCTTCAGCGATAGGGATAAATTCTGCTGGAGATACTCTTCCTAATACCGGTGAATTCCATCTTAAAAGCGCTTCAAGACCTCTTAATTTGTGTTGTTCCAAATCCATCTGAGCTTGATAGTACACTTCTAATTCATTATCATAATTTATATCACTTAAACCTTGCTCTATTGCAATTTTTCTGTTAAAGCTTTCAAACATATTATTATCAAATAACAGAGCTTTGTTTTTTCCGCTTTCTTTAGCTCCATACATCGCTATATCAGCATTTCTTATTATATCTTCTACATTATTACCATTCTTAGGGAATTCTACTATTCCTGCACTAGAAGAAACAGTTATGCATTTTCCCTCTATATAAAAGTTGCTTTTTAATCCAGTTTGTATTTCATTAACCAAATGCTCTATATTTTCATATTTACTTACATCCTTCATAAGCAACAGAAACTCATCTCCACCTATTCTTGCAACAATTGTATTATCTTTATTTAAATCGCTTAGGAGTTTAGCTATTTCTATAAGTAATAAATCACCAATCCTATGACCTAATGTATCATTAATGTTTTTAAAATTATCTACATCTATAAGTACTACTATTGCATTTAGATTGTTTTCTTGCAAACTTTCTATTTCTTTAGCTAATTCCTTTTGAAAATATATCTTATTTGGAAGTTTAGTAAGTTGATCATAATACGCTAAATTAAAAATATCCTCTTCATATAACTTTTTTAAAGTTATATCCGTAATGGATCCACATATTTTAGAATTTCTTTTATTATTTTTGCTTGCCGGCTTGGATTTCACACTTAACCATATATATTCTCCATCTATCTTCCTAATCCTAAATTCACTTTCAAATGTAGATTCATGTCCTTTAATTAAGGAGGTAAAACTATCACATGCTTTTCCATAGTCGTCTGGATGTATCAATTCTATTAAAGATTGAAGGGTATATCTTTTATTATCAGTATTATATCCTGATATTGAACTAAACTTTTCTGACAGTGTTAGTTTATCCTTATCTATATCATATTCCCATATAGCATCACTAGAAGAATCAATAATACAGCTTAACTTGTCTAAGATATTATTAATATGTGAAGCTATAATTGCAACCTCATCCTTAGCTCCCTCATCAAACCTTAGCTTCAAGTCATCTGCACCTATATGTTCTATATCTTCAGCAAGTATCTTCAAATTTTTAGTTATACTTTTAGTAACACGACCACCTAAAAAAATAGCTAATATAGATATAAGCAAAGAAGATAGTATAGTTATCTCTAATATATCCTTAGAATACTTATTCATTTCTTTTTCATCTATCATTCCAACTATTATCCAATTGGTTCTTAGCGATTTACTGTAGAAACAATATTTTTTCTCACCATTATACTCTAATGTTATTAATTTTTTACTTCCAGATAGAATTGTTTTAGTTAACTCTTCACTTTTTATATAAGTCCCTACTTGTTCATTATCATAACCGGCCATTATTTTATACTTTGAATCTAATAACATAATATGACCTGTATCGCCTAATTTTATATTTGATATATAATCAACAAGTGAATCCATAGCAAAATCAATTCCAAGTACACCTATGAGTTTTCCATTTTTGTATAAAGCTTTAGATACAGTTATTACTGTTTTTCCTGTTACCTTATCTGTATAAGCATCGCTCCATACATTTGTATTTCCTTTAACAGCGGCAGTATACCAGTCTCTTTCACTTAAGTTGCCAAGAGCAGTATCTGTCCTTGGGCTAATAACACAGCTTCCATCATCATATGCAAGGTATATATTTAGCACACTTCCATAGGTTTCAGATATACCATCTAAATCATTCTGCATATGCTCTTTATCTGAAAATGATATATTTTTATCTATTAAGTTTGATTTTTCAATTTGATCAATTATATGCTCCTGCTGTTTTGTAAAATTATTAACAGAAAAATCTACAGTATTCATAAGAAGCATACTTCGCTCTTCAAATGATTGCCTTACTATCCTATTAGCATTAACAAAATATATTGTGCCTAAAAAAACTACTGTAGTAATCACTAATAATATAGCAAATGATCTAACCTTCTTTGTTATTGTATATCTCATCAAATCCCTTCCCTTATCAAAATTGCAAATACCAGACATGATATAGATTTCTATTTAGAAAACAATATTCTATTTTAGATTGCTTAACCAATCTGGAGAGGAATTTAATGATTTGATATACATATGTATATCAATGTATGCCTTCTTCCTCTTATCTGTAAATAGGTCCTAAGTTTAATTCTTTTACAAACATGCCTCAGTATTTTCATCGTTATAAATATAAAACTCTTAAGTGAAAATCAGTAAATAATTTATCGGAGTAAATCAAGATGTATTTAACATGCGGTCTTTTATAGACAAATTTAGTAAAATAGATGTGTTTTAATCATTAGTATTTTTAAACTACGTTTTAATATTTTTTTTAATCCTTTTGTATTTTACCAAAGTATGTAATTTATTTCAATAAAAAACATGTATTTTTTTGTCTAAACTTGTATTTTTATGAGATGTTCATGTAAAAAGCTATACATTTATAAAATACGTAAATAATAATTAACTTTTTTATACTTTATTCAAAGATATGTATATTTATAAATTTTCTTAAAATATCATGTAATTGTTAACATGAATTGCAA
This genomic stretch from Clostridium fungisolvens harbors:
- a CDS encoding DUF6512 family protein, translated to MKHKKGELLLWEVIGIPFLILVGFTLEFAYKTLNQNFIIGLFSVVNNSIWENLKIGFFSIILFSLIENLSLKESADNFFTAKALEVIFMSILLSISYLLFKYNLINNLTININIIFAVICILSQMLSFRILTLNRNYPYLNLLSFLFLIICTLIFFAFTVNPPSNWLFEASKRLNNILKF
- a CDS encoding cold-shock protein, giving the protein MQTGIVKWFDNEKGYGFISANAGDDVFVHHSQIKEKGPSKDLHEGEEVSFDVVQKEKGPQAINVEKM
- a CDS encoding patatin-like phospholipase family protein; this encodes MKIGLVLAGGGGRGAYQIGVWRALVDLGFDKYIKVVSGTSIGALNAVLFMCGDVDKAEDLWLNLSRDEILPAKNIELMKKSLMLAWGSRNINFVKKYIPKTLEMGNISRQGLIDLMNKHIDFEKVQRSQITCYAACSEMPSIKPKYFKLNEYDENGIKEILLASSAIPVVYESKEIETRKYLDGAMCDNLPIQPLYGDGCDIIIAVNLSLVSEVDRAAFPNAKIIEIIPSEMDEGVLSATLDFTPNGARKRIKQGYDDTKNLFEPIIELTKYNLMKLPQDVVANVGKKLLKQSNRFRDIIVNNRNE
- a CDS encoding pyruvate, water dikinase regulatory protein: MLTIFAVSDSIGETAEQVAIAAASQFKDKAEVKRIPYVKSFEDVEELIKNIDTCTSCMVVSTIITVNVREFLTEKCIEKNINIINVLGPIINVASTILNTHPDYNPGAMWKTDEMYFKRIEAMEFAMQYDDSKDYRGLKNADVVLIGLSRTSKTPLCMYLANKGIKAINIPLVPEVGVPDELYQIDKKKVFGLTINPLQLIEIRKRRLDKFHRISSEIEYASDSRILEEFDFADKIIRKLGCKTIDVTQRAIEDTALIIMESIGQGK
- a CDS encoding EAL domain-containing protein gives rise to the protein MRYTITKKVRSFAILLVITTVVFLGTIYFVNANRIVRQSFEERSMLLMNTVDFSVNNFTKQQEHIIDQIEKSNLIDKNISFSDKEHMQNDLDGISETYGSVLNIYLAYDDGSCVISPRTDTALGNLSERDWYTAAVKGNTNVWSDAYTDKVTGKTVITVSKALYKNGKLIGVLGIDFAMDSLVDYISNIKLGDTGHIMLLDSKYKIMAGYDNEQVGTYIKSEELTKTILSGSKKLITLEYNGEKKYCFYSKSLRTNWIIVGMIDEKEMNKYSKDILEITILSSLLISILAIFLGGRVTKSITKNLKILAEDIEHIGADDLKLRFDEGAKDEVAIIASHINNILDKLSCIIDSSSDAIWEYDIDKDKLTLSEKFSSISGYNTDNKRYTLQSLIELIHPDDYGKACDSFTSLIKGHESTFESEFRIRKIDGEYIWLSVKSKPASKNNKRNSKICGSITDITLKKLYEEDIFNLAYYDQLTKLPNKIYFQKELAKEIESLQENNLNAIVVLIDVDNFKNINDTLGHRIGDLLLIEIAKLLSDLNKDNTIVARIGGDEFLLLMKDVSKYENIEHLVNEIQTGLKSNFYIEGKCITVSSSAGIVEFPKNGNNVEDIIRNADIAMYGAKESGKNKALLFDNNMFESFNRKIAIEQGLSDINYDNELEVYYQAQMDLEQHKLRGLEALLRWNSPVLGRVSPAEFIPIAEETGSIVPIGEWLIYKVFKSANELRMKNIGYNVISINISAVQLLDKNFLATVQKALEETRIDSSQVEFEITETAIINNIEYSNEILNNLRKLGFKIVLDDFGTGYSSLSYLKMLPIEVLKIDKSFIDDINSTHNNRALLDGIIKLAHDLRMEVIAEGVEEDEQLRFLEEISCDVVQGYYFSKPVPYEVVEEEYRRLLKFKSTK